The proteins below come from a single Vanessa cardui chromosome 7, ilVanCard2.1, whole genome shotgun sequence genomic window:
- the LOC124531017 gene encoding general transcription factor 3C polypeptide 5, producing MENIENLHRELFCVLFPAIVKNDERAIQCLGGTKAISQVYSQANKKRLGMCFQPENPYMKKIYSDAKPATGVLLKIKVRKVKTGNEIKREVLSTAIVGSVKKINKFESMCDFQYLPINTNSSGTNKAECILEQILPSGVDNFETLLKPAPSFITPFNFTRSDRPISYCYTDKRYSTKDLVKEETENTTKDEVHKSRGDRGLPIARYTFNLTDDLPTEPNEYYLKQKKTRLTIYPQLENEYKIIQKLFEERPIWSLNLVKYHTKIKMSSLKIILPCLALYMREGPWRMMWVKFGYDPRKEPGARVYQTLDFRMRHAAGVHAMVMTRDQVVHCKKTDRIRNFKKNASDELSVEDIVYEGAVYFRPGMVPSQRQIYYQYCDVQLPEVRELLALEPPAGYLCHERRGWLPPDTDQLCRDHIFRYVKQTLLATHKADLKFDDASSADDSGSDGEGASTSVAELDESSITVRMDEMDDTNN from the exons atggaaaatattgaaaatctaCATCGagaattattttgtgttttatttcctGCAATTGTTAAAAATGATGAAAGAGCCATACAATGCTTAGGGGGTACAAAAGCTATTTCACAG gtCTATTCACAGGCTAATAAAAAACGATTAGGAATGTGTTTCCAACCAGAGAATCcttacatgaaaaaaatatattccgatGCAAAACCAGCTACTGgagtacttttaaaaataaaagttagaaaagtaaaaacagggaatgaaattaaaagagAGGTTTTGTCTACAGCAATTGTTGGATCtgttaaaaagataaataaatttgaat CTATGTGTGACTTCCAGTATTTGcctataaatacaaattcttCAGGAACAAATAAGGCAGAGTGTATATTGGAACAAATTCTACCTTCTGgtgttgataattttgaaacttTACT GAAACCAGCCCCATCATTTATAACTCCATTTAACTTTACGAGATCCGATAGGCCAATAAGTTACTGTTATACAGATAAAAGGTACAGCACAAAGGACCTTGTCAAAGAAGAAACTGAAAATACTACTAAGGATGAAGTTCATAAGTCAAGAGGTGATAGAGGATTGCCAATAGCACGATACACATTCAATTTGACCGATGACTTGCCCACTGAGCCTAATGAGTATTATTTGAAACAGAAAAAAACTCGCCTAACTATATATCCACAGTtggaaaatgaatataaaattattcagaag CTCTTTGAGGAAAGACCAATATGGTCATTAAACCTTGTTAAATATCACACAAAAATCAAGATGTcttcattgaaaataattctacCATGCCTAGCTCTGTATATGCGTGAGGGACCATGGAGGATGATGTGGGTTAAATTTGGCTATGATCCTAGAAAGGAACCAGGGGCAAGAGTGTACCAGACTTTAGATTTTAGGATGAGACATGCAG ctGGAGTCCACGCCATGGTGATGACTCGTGATCAAGTTGTTCATTGTAAGAAAACTGACCGCATTcgtaattttaagaaaaatgcaTCAGATGAACTGTCTGTAGAGGATATTGTTTATGAAGGAGCTGTCTACTTTCGACCAGGGATGGTTCCATCTCAACGTCAGATTTATTATCAG TACTGCGACGTGCAACTGCCTGAGGTGCGCGAGCTGCTGGCGCTGGAGCCCCCGGCCGGCTACCTGTGCCACGAGCGCCGCGGTTGGTTGCCGCCAGACACCGACCAGCTCTGTCGAGACCACATCTTCCGCTACGTCAAGCAGACCTTGCTGGCGACTCACAAGGCCGACCTCAAGTTCGAT GATGCTAGCAGCGCAGATGATTCGGGGTCCGATGGGGAAGGCGCCAGTACGTCTGTCGCAGAGCTAGACGAATCTTCAATAACTGTCAGAATGGATGAAATGGATGATACCAacaactaa
- the LOC124530990 gene encoding retinaldehyde-binding protein 1: MSSSEFRLERNVELSEETKAIAEKELRETPERVREAMERLKELLKENKDLHFGEDDELLTIFLRPCKWYPESAMALMRRVAEFKRENACLLDNLQPEHVKESFLEHKVVNVMKGRDDKGRRVLIVSVGGTWDPKKVSADQLFKLFYLIHEAAMLEPESQVRGTVVIMDFHNMGWSQTMGLTPAFSKRLLTFIQDAMPLRLKEVHFVKEPMIFNVVWKMFKPLIREKLKTRIFFHGSKMASLHKHIAPTHLPADYGGELDAIDYGAADWYPVINDVLPHINNWNSYGFVKKA; the protein is encoded by the exons ATGAGTTCCAGTGAATTTAGACTTGAAAGAAATGTGGAGTTATCAGAAGAGACTAAGGCGATCGCCGAGAAGGAGTTGAGGGAAACACCGGAGAGGGTCCGGGAAGCCATGGAAAGGCTCAAAGAGCTTCTTAAGGAAAACAAAGACTTACACTTTGGAGAGGACGATGAATTGCTCACAATCTTTCTCCGCCCTTGCAAGTGGTATCCAGAAAGCGCTATGGCATTA atGAGACGCGTCGCCGAGTTCAAGCGTGAAAATGCATGTCTTTTGGATAACCTGCAACCAGAGCATGTAAAGGAATCTTTTCTTGAACACAAAGTCGTTAATGTCATGAAGGGACGTGACGATAAGGGAAGAAGAGTTCTAATTGTCAGCGTTGGag GTACATGGGACCCTAAGAAAGTATCCGCAGACCAGCTGTTTAAACTGTTCTACTTGATTCACGAGGCGGCCATGTTAGAGCCTGAGTCCCAAGTTAGAGGAACTGTGGTTATCATGGACTTCCACAATATGGGCTGGAGTCAG ACTATGGGGCTTACACCGGCGTTCTCCAAACGTCTGCTGACTTTCATTCAAGATGCCATGCCTCTTAGATTGAAAGAGGTGCATTTTGTAAAGGAGCCTATGATCTTCAACGTCGTATGGAAGATGTTCAAGCCTTTGATTAGAGAAAAACTAAAGACCAGA atCTTCTTCCACGGCTCCAAGATGGCGTCTCTCCACAAACACATTGCACCGACGCACTTGCCGGCCGACTACGGCGGCGAGTTGGACGCCATCGACTACGGCGCCGCCGACTGGTACCCTGTCATCAACGATGTCCTTCCCCACATTAACAACTGGAATTCGTATGGGTTCGTCAAAAAGGCGTAA
- the LOC124531211 gene encoding nuclear pore complex protein Nup93-like, with the protein MADDDFSKLLQQAEQLTTEIEGNEELPRVERSLGQVLEASHELYSRVIQSGANDIQAHLLFGSKGIDLQQISQKLETLSSKRTFEPLQPIADSDIESFLKNERENAILSLIDEVNKNSLQTTEDQKWEHMLSEWTKEKIKLMNAMIGPSQNWLDLKRTPEPPSIADTPKKFGQSMLDNIEAAYARQVQQYNKLVFQGAKSRTALHQKFSQVAEEFNDPKVKEMWEIIKTMANIPALVRDEDPLKARGNTTIQQCLIAQGKKYLEKRYKQYMSDVVRANPAAAMRGGEPGTFPLVRGFVGLRLQGQNTQGLTDGVIEDRPLWPMVYYCLRSGDANAALHCLRKAGRDHEEFIAALEEHIKGPEKALSDKLQTAINFQYRIQVRNSTDPYKRAVYCVIGCCDVSDEHSEVARTADDYLWLKLSVIKSRSNNESESFSYSDLQKMILEDYGETHYHAYEKPLVYFQVLTLTGQFEPAIEFLSRIPRYQVHGVHMALALHDVYMLGTPRNVQAPLLSVDTDDPIPLRRLNLARLILLYVRKFELSDPSDALHYYFFLRNLKDPSGKNLFMCCCTDLALESRDYDLLFGVMDNMTGMRSSGLLDQFNNPHIDSKVIALNLAEQLVNKGLFEDAIMVYDIAGNLEKVLELFCVLLAQVVNSGGDAGGLRARLAALAERVSRRLRAPDVAPPPAALLEAYTKLCKLMTFFDQFHSENYEGALETVRSCELVPLSASEVEARVCGARNARGELLRALPALLRALCHILIAQRQKLRAAQSALPAQTANKQLEWLREQAEVLNTFAGNIAYRMPGDTYSQLAQMQILMH; encoded by the exons ATGGCTGACGACGACTTCAGCAAACTTCTACAGCAGGCAGAACAATTAACAACAGAAATCGAAGGCAATGAAGAATTACCAAGAGTAGAACGGTCCCTTGGTCAAGTATTAGAAGCGTCACATGAGCTGTATTCCAGAGTAATTCAATCTGGAGCAAATGATATACAGGC ACACCTTTTGTTTGGTTCTAAAGGCATAGACTTACAACAAATATCACAAAAATTGGAAACTTTATCTTCAAAAAGGACTTTTGAACCTTTGCAACCTATAGCTGATTCTGATAttgaaagttttttaaaaaatgagaGAGAAAATGCTATATTGTCACTCATTGATGAAGTTAACAAAAAT TCATTACAAACTACTGAAGATCAAAAATGGGAACATATGTTATCTGAATGgactaaagaaaaaataaagctaATGAATGCTATGATAGGACCATCTCAGAACTGGCTCGATTTGAAACGCACTCCAGAACCTCCAAGCATTGCAGATACACCAAAGAAATTTGGTCAATCCATGCTGGATAACATTGAGGCTGCATATGCAAGACAAGTGcagcaatataataaattagtgtTTCAAGGTGCGAAGTCCAGAACTGCTTTACATCAAAAATTCTCACAAGTTGCAGAAGAGTTCAATGATCct AAAGTTAAGGAAATGTGGGAGATAATAAAGACAATGGCCAATATACCTGCCCTTGTCAGAGATGAAGATCCTCTTAAAGCTAGAGGAAATACGACAATACAACAGTGCCTTATAGCTCAAGGGAAGAAGTATTTGGAGAAAAG atatAAGCAGTATATGAGTGATGTAGTACGTGCTAACCCTGCCGCGGCCATGCGAGGGGGTGAACCAGGCACTTTTCCACTTGTACGAGGATTTGTTGGCCTTCGCTTACAAGGGCAGAACACACAAGGTCTAACAGATGGCGTGATTGAGGATCGTCCCCTATGGCCAATGGTTTATTATTGCCTAAGAAGTGGTGATGCAAATGCTGCCTTGCATTGTTTGAGAAAAGCTGG TCGAGATCATGAAGAATTTATTGCTGCCTTGGAAGAACACATCAAAGGACCCGAGAAAGCACTGAGTGATAAACTACAGACTGCAATAAATTTCCAATATAGAATACAAGTTCGTAACTCTACAGACCCATACAAAAGAGCT GTTTATTGTGTGATTGGATGTTGTGACGTTAGCGATGAACATTCGGAAGTAGCAAGAACCGCTGATGATTATCTCTGGCTTAAATTGTCTGTTATAAAGTCGCGTTCCAACAATGAATCTGAATCATTTTCGTACTCAGATTTACAAAAAATGATATTAGAAGATTACG GTGAAACTCATTATCACGCATATGAAAAGCCTCTGGTGTACTTCCAAGTGCTGACACTGACTGGtcagtttgaacctgcaatagAATTTCTGTCGAGGATACCAAG atatcaAGTCCATGGGGTCCATATGGCACTGGCACTTCACGACGTGTACATGCTGGGCACGCCACGTAATGTCCAAGCACCTTtgt TATCTGTGGACACAGATGATCCAATTCCACTCCGGCGATTGAACTTGGCAAGACTCATACTACTGTATGTGAGGAAATTCGAGCTATCGGACCCATCGGATGCATTGCATTATTACTTCTTTTTAAG GAATCTTAAAGATCCCAGTGGAAAGAACTTGTTCATGTGTTGCTGCACCGACCTGGCGCTGGAGAGTCGCGACTACGATCTATTATTCGGTGTGATGGATAACATGACTGGTATGCGAAGCTCCGGTTTACTGGACCAGTTCAATAATCCTCATATAGATAGTAAG gTTATCGCATTGAACTTAGCCGAGCAGCTCGTAAACAAAGGGCTCTTCGAAGACGCTATCATGGTCTATGACATCGCCGGG AATTTGGAAAAAGTCCTGGAGCTGTTCTGCGTGCTGCTGGCGCAAGTGGTGAACAGCGGCGGCGACGCGGGCGGGCTGCGCGCGCGGCTGGCGGCGCTGGCCGAGCGCGTGTCGCGCCGCCTGCGCGCGCCCGACGtggcgccgccgcccgccgcgctgcTCGAGGCCTACACCAAGCTCTGCAAGCTCATGACCTTCTTCGACCAGTTCCACAGCGAGAACTACGAGGGCGCGCTCGAG ACGGTGCGGTCGTGCGAGCTGGTCCCGCTGAGCGCGAGCGAGGTGGAGGCGCGCGTGTGCGGCGCCCGCAACGCGCGCGGGGAGCTGCTGCGCGCGCTGCCCGCGCTGCTGCGCGCGCTGTGCCACATCCTCATCGCGCAGCGACAGAAGCTGCGCGCCGCGCAGTCCGCGCTGCCCGCGCAAACGGCTAACAAG cAATTGGAGTGGCTAAGAGAACAAGCCGAAGTTCTCAATACGTTTGCTGGCAACATAGCCTACAGAATGCCTGGAGACACATACAGCCAACTAGCTCAGATGCAGATTCTCATGCATTGA